TTACAGAGAATAATTGTTTCTTTGTAAGAATTACCTTTTCGGTAGCCGGATCAAACAGTTGCATTTTTACTTCTCCCGCCACATCTTTCTGAGATACATTGATAATGCGTGCTGAGATTGAGCTGCGATCTCCTACCCTTACAAAGCGAGGCATATTAGGAGTGAGCATAAAATCTTTGCTGGTCACGGTTTCTCCATCAATGGTTCCAATCTGCATGTCTTTTGTATGCGCTATTCCTTTAAACGTCCAGCGAGTAAGGCTTTCGGGCATGGTGAATGAGAAACTAATTTCTCCTTTTTCGTTAGTACGAAGCTGGGGATAAAAGAAAGCTGTCTCGTTGAAGTTTTCACGAACAGGGACGTTTTTGTCTAAAGTTTCTTCTGTTCTTTCTTTTGCAATAGCAACTCCAGATGCAATCTCTGTATTCATTTCTGCAATATCCTGACTATTAGTTTCATCATTGCCTTTTACATCAGCTATTGATATTGTAACTTTACTTTCTTGTAATTCTTCTTCGCGAGCAAAAGCCTTGCCCATACCACGTATTTTCAGACCTTTTGTCTTGGTACCATAGCCAATAACGGCAACCTCATTCAAATCTGAACCAGAGAATCTATCTCTATAAGTTCTCATCAATCTATCGTAAGAGAAATTACTAGAAGGATTATATTTAAAAGGGAAACTGAAATAGTAATAGTTATTATTGATCTGTAAATAATTCCAGTAAATTACAGGAATATTCCTTCCGTAATTCAGGTACAATCCCTGGTTACCTTTCCATATCTTATCCAAAGAAGCATCATACATTGCAGCCATAAATTCAACCTTTGCTGCTTTATCTTTTGCATCTTTTATGGTCAATTTCCATTCTTCCTTTTGTCCCGGTTTCAGTTTATCACGGAACACATCCCATTTTATGATCAGTTTATTATCCGGAAAAGCTTTTCTTATCTGTTCTCCCTGCTGATAAACCTGACCGTTCTTTACAAAGCAAAAATTGACATAAACGCCATCTCCGTACTCTGCTTTATAAGGTAAATCAAATCGTTTTACTGAATTAGACAATGCAAGGCGACGGCTTTCTATCCGTTTACCATCGGCAAACACATCATAAAGTACATGCACATCCTTTTCTCCTGATCCAAATAAAACAGTAGCCGGCTTACCTGGGGCAAATGTAGAATTCATCAGTTTGCACCACATTGGTTCAGCAACAGGTGGATGTTGATCGTTTACAGAGAAAAGAACAAATTCCTTTTCAAAGGTAGCTTTTCGTCCTTTCTCATCATTTGCCGAAAGGATTAATTTATATTCTCCCGAAGGTAGTTCCTTCCAGGTAGAAAGCTCTTGCGATTTATTTGAAGTAAATACTCCCGTTAGAACCACTTCCTTACTATTCTTTTTAAACAGTTGGTATGTTCCTTCCACATTTACGGGTTTCTGATTCAGATTGGTAGCAGTAAATATTGTTGTAATTGCATTGTCTCTGCAAACTTCATCTTTCAGGTCTGTAGAAAGAATTAGCGAACGACTACCTACGGCCAGTGAAGTTTCAGAAGTTTGTGTCTCACCGGCAGCATCTGTAAGTGTTGCTTCTACCTTGTATATATAGTAACTTTCATCCTTTTTGTCAGCCAAATCAGGAATTAGCTGGAATGGAACTTCAAAGTTACCAGTAGCATCTACTATAGCCTCGCCGGAAACTAAGGTTACTTCTTTGTCATTATAGAATCTCCACCAATTTCGTGCAGCGCGGGTTACCGTATATTTCACCGGAGCACCTTGAACAGCTACACCCGAAAAGGTTTTTGCCACACCTTTTACCTTTACAGAATCATTAAAAGTATAGCTACCTTCCATCGGTTGAAAAGTTATCTCAAAAGTAGGTCGCTTATATTCTTCCACACGGATATAAGTGCCTCCAAAATCCGTTTTCAAACAGAACCGACCATTCAACGTTGCAGTAGGCAAAGAAAATTCTGTTGTAAAAGAACCAAACTCATTTGTATAACGATCTTGATCGTCAATCATTTTATCATTGGCATCATACAGTTTAATGTTATATTTTTTATTTGCCACCACATGAGCTGTATCTGAAGCTGAACGATAAGCTATGGCTTTCACAAAAACAGTCTGCCCGGGACGATAGAGAGTACGGTCAGTCAGCAAAGTGATCAATTCATTTTCCTTTTTTTCTTCCGTATAGAAATATCGGTAAGAATAAATATTCTGCAACGGCAGAGCTACGTCATTACCTTTTGAAGCAGTAAGCCATCTCAGATTATCCACTTTATCAATCACCACACTTCCATTAGCATCTGTAGTTACTTTTGAATGTTCCTTTTTATCTCCTTTGTCGTTCACAAAAAGAGAAACTGTTGCTTCGGGAATTGGTTGCCCGCTCTGTGCATCAAGCGTAATAATCTCAGTTTTATTATCTGAAAGATTGCGCGTAAGGACTTTAAAAGCAGAAGAATAAAATATGTCAGTTGATACATTGCCATTCTTTGCATCGGGAATAATATCCATCAGATATATTCCTAACGCCGGAGCTTTCACTTTAAAAACAGAATCTTTCTGCAGATAATCAACCGGACGCACCAATGAATAATGTTCTGTAGTGATAAGTTGGGCATACTTCTTATAGAAATTCTTATCCAACGTTTCATTTAACTTGGGAGATGTTACCGGAAGGTTCACTTTATACAGGTTAATTTTAAAACCATCCAGATTCCTATGAGATACTTTAAGATCGAACAGATTGCCCGGATAAATAATCTGAGAAGATTCAATATTTAAATTAGGATTTAGAATCTGTTGTTTGCTATTTTTCAACAAATTAATCCGCTTATATTTAGGATACTTTTGAATAGCTTCATTCAAGATTTCCAGAGCCAAAGGTAATTTGTTTCTTGTTTGCACATAATTCGCTTTTCCCAAATAGGCTTCCGCACAAACTTCATTGGAAGAATTCTGAGCAATTAAGTCATTAAGTGCAGCAATATAAGGATCAGCACCTAATTCCTTTTTCTGAATAGCTTCCCATTCATCGGCATTTGTTTCTTGGAACTGCTGTTTTGTATAATCCAACCGTTCTAATTCAGTCAGTAATACGGCATCTTTATTTTCAACTAACTGATAATAAGCAATCAGCTCTTTATAAATACGGCATTTCTCTGCCACAGCATCATATTCACTGGCGGCAGGAATCTGGGTTTTAATAAAAGATGCAGTATTTGCAAATGCTGTTTCTGCTTTCAACAAGGTCTGTGGATAAATATCTTTCGAAATGTTTTGCAAAGTTGAAAGAGTAGAAAGCGCACGTTTCGCCAATAAATGGAGCATATCATGGCGGAAATAATTACTTGTTTCACCATTCGTCACAATTGGTTCATAAGCAGATGAAGAAGTTTCCTGCAGCAGTTTCTGATCCTTTAGCGAACTCCGCAGACAAGAAAAAGCTTTCTGAATAAAAAGATTGGCACTCCACTCACGGATATCTTCGGGAGTTTCTCCGGTTAGCTGTTTGCCTTTACGAAGCTGCCAGGAATTATTCTGAGCATAGTCTGCATAAAGCTCGGCTATCATGGAATTCAGGATTGCTTTATCCATAGGAACTGTTGATTCTGCTTCCCATTTTTCCAGCCCCTTCAGGTTAACGTAGAAACTATCGGCGTCTATCTTCAGCTTTGTATTGGCATTATAAAGATATGCCTTAAACATTTGCGGGGAGTTTTTCTCGGCAAACGCTTTCTGATAGATTTCATTTGTCTTTTTTATTACCGATTGGGGCAGATCTTTCTTCTCAAAAGCCTCAACACTCTTCCACATCTTCTCATAAGTCTGCGCTTGAGCAAATAAGGACACCCCTGTCATCACAAATACCAAAAGGGTTAATAGTCTGGTTCTCATATCTATTTTTTTTAGTTTTAGCATATTACAACAAAGTAAACGATTTAAACTTTAAAATCATGCATGAGCTACAAAAGATTTAAGTCACTTTTTATGAAAAATAAACTAAATGTCAATTATCTCTAAATCCGTTTTAGTTTAAAACCAACTAAATAACTTAAAAAGTTTAGGCTACATAATTTTGTTTTTATGAAATTGATCTAGCGATCTAGCAGTAAGCATATAACTATTTAGTAATTAACAAAATAGAATGCGCTAGATCAATATAATTTGATCTAGCAGTGATCTAGCGATCTAGCACTTGTCTCATCTTGATTTTGGTTGACTGTGTTTTATTTATTGTCTAGTGTAAGATTAGACCTATCAACCACAATTAGGGACTATAGAGAATTTAGTCAACCGAAGTTAGAGATTTAAATATATTGCTGTCCGGTAAAACTTTAAAATGCATAAAGAATCATCCGAATCGCCTATAAAATGGTGGTTCGGAATGTTTTTTTTAAAAGTAAGCCCTCTAATCAAAAACAAGTTCTAATACGGGTTCAACATTTGGAGGTTCATAATTAGCTTTTTGAAGAATATATTCCCAATCCTTTTCGGGTTTCTCAAGAAAAGCAATGAAATCGACATAATACATTAGCATAAGTCTGGTCATGGTAACCAAATTAGAAAAAGAACAGTGTCGTTTAAGTTTATGTTGCATGATTGTACAAAGTAAATTGGCTATTAGAACCACCCATGTCTGCACTTCTATGGCATTGACACTCTCACCATAGAAGAAATGTAGCGGAAAGTTCTGTTTGAGCTGTTTGTAGAGGGTTTCAATGGCCCATCTCCGCTTGTAAATCTCTTCAATATCGCCAACAGAGAGATCGAAATTATTGGTTAGCAGTACAACGGATTTCTTTTTATTCTCACACCATAATTCTACTCGTCTGGACTTATGTCGCAAGTCTCCTTTCTGAAAGATGATGTGTTGGTCGGTATGTGTTACCAAACCTTTGGGATTGACATAGGTTGTAGATTTCAACACTTTGTATGTCAGGTTATTCTTCATTTTTGTAACATAGCAGACGCCCTCTTCTGTCAATCGTTGGAATTGTGCATAGTCAATATAGGCACGATCCATGGCAAGAGTGGCATTTTGCGGCAAATGAACTTCTTTGAGCAGATAATGGTC
This genomic interval from uncultured Bacteroides sp. contains the following:
- a CDS encoding IS4 family transposase, yielding MGKSMNFTGQPVLSQLLKFIDKQKTLDLSRKMGCERYVKSLDGYTHLVVMLFGVLKHFDSLRELEIGMLAEANKLQHLGIDYMVRRSTLAEANKRRSQEFFANVYSMLLEQYGPFLADSRPRKEQKDWERLLFMMDSTTISLFDNILKGVGRHPKSGKKKGGLKVHTVMRYVVGVPMVVQLTSAAKHDHYLLKEVHLPQNATLAMDRAYIDYAQFQRLTEEGVCYVTKMKNNLTYKVLKSTTYVNPKGLVTHTDQHIIFQKGDLRHKSRRVELWCENKKKSVVLLTNNFDLSVGDIEEIYKRRWAIETLYKQLKQNFPLHFFYGESVNAIEVQTWVVLIANLLCTIMQHKLKRHCSFSNLVTMTRLMLMYYVDFIAFLEKPEKDWEYILQKANYEPPNVEPVLELVFD
- a CDS encoding alpha-2-macroglobulin family protein, encoding MRTRLLTLLVFVMTGVSLFAQAQTYEKMWKSVEAFEKKDLPQSVIKKTNEIYQKAFAEKNSPQMFKAYLYNANTKLKIDADSFYVNLKGLEKWEAESTVPMDKAILNSMIAELYADYAQNNSWQLRKGKQLTGETPEDIREWSANLFIQKAFSCLRSSLKDQKLLQETSSSAYEPIVTNGETSNYFRHDMLHLLAKRALSTLSTLQNISKDIYPQTLLKAETAFANTASFIKTQIPAASEYDAVAEKCRIYKELIAYYQLVENKDAVLLTELERLDYTKQQFQETNADEWEAIQKKELGADPYIAALNDLIAQNSSNEVCAEAYLGKANYVQTRNKLPLALEILNEAIQKYPKYKRINLLKNSKQQILNPNLNIESSQIIYPGNLFDLKVSHRNLDGFKINLYKVNLPVTSPKLNETLDKNFYKKYAQLITTEHYSLVRPVDYLQKDSVFKVKAPALGIYLMDIIPDAKNGNVSTDIFYSSAFKVLTRNLSDNKTEIITLDAQSGQPIPEATVSLFVNDKGDKKEHSKVTTDANGSVVIDKVDNLRWLTASKGNDVALPLQNIYSYRYFYTEEKKENELITLLTDRTLYRPGQTVFVKAIAYRSASDTAHVVANKKYNIKLYDANDKMIDDQDRYTNEFGSFTTEFSLPTATLNGRFCLKTDFGGTYIRVEEYKRPTFEITFQPMEGSYTFNDSVKVKGVAKTFSGVAVQGAPVKYTVTRAARNWWRFYNDKEVTLVSGEAIVDATGNFEVPFQLIPDLADKKDESYYIYKVEATLTDAAGETQTSETSLAVGSRSLILSTDLKDEVCRDNAITTIFTATNLNQKPVNVEGTYQLFKKNSKEVVLTGVFTSNKSQELSTWKELPSGEYKLILSANDEKGRKATFEKEFVLFSVNDQHPPVAEPMWCKLMNSTFAPGKPATVLFGSGEKDVHVLYDVFADGKRIESRRLALSNSVKRFDLPYKAEYGDGVYVNFCFVKNGQVYQQGEQIRKAFPDNKLIIKWDVFRDKLKPGQKEEWKLTIKDAKDKAAKVEFMAAMYDASLDKIWKGNQGLYLNYGRNIPVIYWNYLQINNNYYYFSFPFKYNPSSNFSYDRLMRTYRDRFSGSDLNEVAVIGYGTKTKGLKIRGMGKAFAREEELQESKVTISIADVKGNDETNSQDIAEMNTEIASGVAIAKERTEETLDKNVPVRENFNETAFFYPQLRTNEKGEISFSFTMPESLTRWTFKGIAHTKDMQIGTIDGETVTSKDFMLTPNMPRFVRVGDRSSISARIINVSQKDVAGEVKMQLFDPATEKVILTKKQLFSVKAGQTSSASFEFTADAAYSLLGCRLVADGGTFSDGEQHLLPVLSNKERIIETLAMPIRGNQTREFSMKELFNGNSKTATDRKLTVEFTGNPAWYAVQSLPSLSNPTNESAVSWATAFYANSLASSIMNAQPRIKLVFDQWKAQGETKETLWSNLQKNQDVKNILLEESPWLTEAKSEAEQKQRLALLFDLNTIQYKNTQALAKLKELQLNSGAWTWYKGMNGSRYITQFVLETMGRLSKLTGEPLSGDALNMQQSAFRYLHGEMLQKYKEIKKDEKKYGATFGLDDESLHYLYLCALTGEKIPSVNKEAYNYFLGKVHQTLKSQTLMGKALSTVVLAKAGKNAEAKDFLNSMKEYAAKTDEMGMFYSASVNPYSWFGNKIKMQTAILEAFDEVAKDSATVEEMKMWLLKQKQAQSWDSPVSTVNAVYALLNRGNNLLDNPGNVKITFGKQVMETYSPAQTAIPSTGYIKKSFEDAATTSAPGQIKIEKRDAGIAWGAVYAQYLEETDKVKQQGKELNVSKTLYVERLVNGVKELQPLKTNAKLKVGDKVVSRIIIKVDRDMDFVQLKDQRAACFEPLESLSGYRWGAGTGYYVAVKDASTNFFFDSLVKGTYVLEHSFFVTRTGNYSSGIATLQSAYAPEFASHSSSERVVVE